The Proteiniborus ethanoligenes genome has a segment encoding these proteins:
- a CDS encoding VWA domain-containing protein: MTKSLFLLCLAGLGLGVIIFIFIINKIMKTKIVIFDIIVIVAFGISSIVSGTLGYLSYEKGINLHKDNIYKAVQNLKSGDFDEALKKADNILHMEKNNVEAIQIKAIVNNLTGNYKEAEIAVLSFIKANDIDPIKDKRLEQLLKMIKVGQGEIDEDTYISLGIPKNENEYVISEEKKQEIIQKLSDEAMKSFTNLKLPSQKKIEMLDKIIEIEKALIDNNNDKKVEEEILRLSIENEKDVEINKLAVKILLQSGNFEQAAKTMEKVIINENTLENKLILSDIYANYLKEYTDTDKIPQDSIFATAATDDEIKKLEEVMLRKQGEIAELENKIEEEKNQKKAIKLEENKEKLQNEINDLEKRIAATPLKKVINYIEAQKPFLGKNSPDYELQLSKLYFAADKKEQAKKHLQKALKIVSKLETKSEVTKELQEINNLYEQGTNLIDDFRIPSKVNNVVNNLNNGFIPATDMNLNGEFGNFVVSYIKYSKADVFISQVDTSNYPQISAYVNVSEDKQGFWKNKSDFAQKDFIIEDTGLSIDNFTVNKNVSKNIDIALVFDKSGSMEGRPIDDAKAAGKNFIDNIDDSQRVAIVTFDTSAYVENSLTSQKDSLSNSINNIVANGGTSIYKGLETAVDLLGNTMGSKAIILLSDGRDSNSTPIKDTINAAKRAGISVYTVGFGDVDDEYLRGIAEGTGGKYLKANTTTELVDIYSVLQKYITNNYIINYNVEENQDIKDRNLLVKLKNIQGEGSKDYIVGSSKKEVGKDEDNGDQEQENEIGKVDLVSTEEFMLTSVTNGSILGTDTKKEIFIEINGVNIPKNTRIRFGNKEAVSVTYENDRKIKAKLPQDMIEGEYDIIGITPEGKVSKLENALSIYNTGTLTSLKVGNLKIKANNIQKINETKYMAKGNVIINGVLRVNGDLDITALNKTSKDNEYAAGDVESASKIYIAFEKDNHSFIGGLLEGKEWIITNGKFNISSNNKERNKTVLKRSSAFNLDIVMFNLEVGTIYIAPDGLEFTAAKFALNDLGGKDDRDKGNTNLIKGIVKSNKFLPVSGEATFRVTEKDILTKAAFKLKFGGKDGLKIPYLKAVFAQEAGITLDTIGPVRKFEISGKCGLPFLNVSAFSFTYNGYSKKLIMPNELTVKLSLKEGIPLNATGNVTLKSLGLGVGTMYDAIEKNNWKDLSVVGVGDIGFNLSPVSLPLVGKIDVLTFSDIKASAKLNLDRLSLGGKVKVLGIQLAEGTATYEDKDNNKSFLINTKGEIKLELLVAGFRVDGDYILSVSSDGFISDGKVNGYFHNYLKDVKGQGQGSIRITVNKDITTFTIILKSNDDMFKFRVAMDNNASILNLKEKFQVECN; the protein is encoded by the coding sequence ATGACTAAAAGTTTATTTTTATTGTGTTTAGCTGGATTAGGCTTAGGCGTAATCATTTTCATATTTATAATTAATAAAATCATGAAAACAAAAATAGTAATATTTGATATTATTGTAATTGTTGCATTTGGTATATCTTCTATAGTTTCTGGGACATTAGGCTATTTAAGTTATGAAAAAGGTATAAATTTACATAAAGACAATATATACAAAGCAGTTCAAAATCTAAAATCTGGGGATTTTGATGAAGCATTGAAAAAGGCTGATAACATTTTACATATGGAAAAAAACAATGTTGAAGCTATACAGATAAAAGCCATTGTAAATAATCTTACAGGTAACTATAAAGAGGCAGAGATAGCTGTTTTAAGCTTTATAAAGGCTAACGATATAGACCCAATCAAAGATAAAAGGCTTGAGCAGCTTTTAAAGATGATAAAAGTTGGACAAGGAGAAATTGATGAAGATACTTATATTTCATTAGGAATACCTAAAAATGAAAATGAATATGTAATAAGCGAAGAAAAAAAACAAGAAATCATTCAAAAATTATCAGATGAAGCTATGAAATCTTTTACTAATTTAAAGCTTCCATCTCAAAAGAAAATTGAGATGCTAGATAAAATAATTGAAATAGAAAAAGCACTTATAGACAATAACAATGATAAGAAAGTAGAAGAAGAAATACTTCGGTTATCCATTGAAAATGAAAAGGATGTTGAAATTAATAAGCTTGCAGTAAAGATACTTCTACAAAGTGGTAACTTCGAGCAAGCGGCTAAAACCATGGAGAAAGTAATTATCAACGAAAACACTTTGGAAAACAAATTAATATTATCCGACATTTATGCAAATTATTTAAAAGAATATACAGACACTGACAAAATACCACAAGACAGCATATTTGCAACAGCAGCAACAGATGATGAAATAAAAAAGCTGGAAGAAGTAATGTTAAGAAAACAGGGAGAAATAGCGGAACTAGAAAATAAAATAGAAGAAGAAAAAAATCAAAAGAAAGCAATAAAGCTTGAGGAAAATAAGGAAAAGCTTCAAAATGAAATAAATGATTTAGAAAAGAGAATTGCAGCTACACCTTTGAAGAAAGTTATAAATTATATTGAAGCTCAAAAACCGTTTTTAGGGAAGAATAGTCCTGATTACGAATTACAATTATCTAAACTATACTTTGCCGCTGATAAAAAAGAACAAGCTAAAAAGCATTTACAAAAGGCCTTAAAAATCGTTTCGAAATTAGAGACTAAATCAGAGGTTACAAAAGAATTACAAGAAATAAACAATCTTTATGAACAAGGTACAAACCTTATTGATGATTTTAGAATACCTTCAAAGGTCAATAATGTAGTCAATAATTTAAACAATGGTTTCATACCTGCAACTGATATGAATTTGAATGGAGAATTTGGAAATTTCGTAGTTTCATATATAAAATATAGCAAAGCAGATGTGTTTATTAGCCAAGTGGATACTAGTAATTATCCTCAAATATCCGCATACGTTAATGTTAGTGAAGACAAGCAAGGATTTTGGAAGAACAAATCTGACTTTGCTCAAAAGGATTTTATTATTGAAGACACAGGTTTATCTATAGATAATTTTACTGTTAATAAAAATGTATCCAAAAACATTGATATAGCTTTGGTATTTGATAAGAGTGGAAGTATGGAAGGACGACCTATAGATGATGCTAAAGCTGCAGGAAAAAACTTTATAGACAATATTGATGATAGTCAAAGAGTTGCAATAGTAACCTTTGATACTAGTGCTTATGTTGAAAATTCTTTAACATCACAAAAGGATTCACTTTCTAATTCTATAAACAACATAGTTGCCAACGGAGGAACGAGTATTTACAAAGGCTTAGAAACAGCTGTAGATTTGTTAGGAAACACCATGGGAAGCAAAGCTATTATTTTGCTCTCCGATGGCAGGGATAGCAATAGTACCCCTATAAAAGATACTATTAACGCTGCTAAACGCGCAGGCATATCTGTATATACAGTTGGTTTTGGTGATGTTGACGATGAATATTTAAGGGGGATTGCAGAGGGTACTGGAGGCAAATACCTTAAAGCAAATACTACAACAGAACTTGTAGATATTTACTCTGTTCTTCAAAAATACATAACGAATAACTATATAATAAATTATAATGTTGAAGAAAACCAAGATATAAAAGACAGAAATTTACTTGTAAAATTAAAAAATATTCAAGGGGAAGGAAGCAAGGATTATATAGTTGGCAGTTCAAAAAAAGAAGTTGGAAAAGATGAAGACAATGGGGACCAAGAACAAGAGAATGAAATAGGGAAAGTAGATCTAGTTTCTACAGAAGAATTTATGCTTACTTCAGTAACTAATGGGAGTATATTAGGTACTGATACTAAAAAAGAAATTTTCATAGAAATAAATGGTGTAAATATTCCAAAAAATACTAGAATAAGGTTTGGGAACAAAGAAGCCGTTTCTGTTACCTACGAGAATGATAGAAAAATAAAGGCAAAACTCCCTCAAGATATGATTGAAGGAGAATATGACATTATAGGCATTACACCAGAAGGGAAGGTTTCAAAGCTAGAGAATGCTTTGTCAATATACAATACTGGAACTTTAACATCGCTTAAAGTTGGAAATCTTAAAATAAAGGCTAATAATATCCAAAAGATAAATGAAACAAAATATATGGCTAAGGGCAATGTAATAATTAATGGAGTACTTAGAGTAAATGGGGATTTAGATATCACAGCTCTTAATAAAACATCTAAAGACAATGAATATGCAGCAGGGGATGTAGAAAGTGCTAGCAAAATATATATAGCCTTTGAAAAGGACAACCATAGTTTTATAGGAGGACTTTTAGAAGGAAAAGAGTGGATTATTACAAATGGGAAGTTCAATATATCTTCAAATAATAAAGAGAGAAATAAAACCGTACTGAAACGTAGTTCTGCATTCAATCTAGACATAGTTATGTTCAACTTAGAAGTTGGCACCATATATATAGCGCCAGATGGTTTAGAATTTACTGCCGCAAAGTTTGCTTTAAATGACTTAGGCGGAAAAGATGACAGGGATAAAGGTAACACCAATTTGATAAAAGGTATAGTTAAATCCAATAAGTTCCTCCCTGTAAGCGGCGAGGCAACATTTAGGGTAACCGAAAAAGACATACTTACAAAGGCAGCTTTCAAATTGAAATTCGGTGGCAAAGATGGCCTAAAGATACCATATTTAAAAGCAGTTTTTGCTCAAGAAGCAGGTATTACCTTAGATACTATAGGACCTGTTAGAAAATTCGAGATATCAGGAAAATGTGGACTCCCCTTTTTAAATGTTTCAGCATTTAGCTTCACCTATAATGGATATAGTAAAAAACTTATTATGCCCAATGAATTAACTGTTAAGCTTAGTCTGAAGGAAGGAATTCCTTTAAATGCAACCGGTAATGTTACTCTAAAATCCCTTGGACTTGGAGTAGGCACTATGTATGATGCTATAGAGAAGAACAATTGGAAGGATTTGTCTGTTGTAGGCGTAGGGGATATTGGTTTCAATTTAAGCCCAGTATCATTGCCCTTAGTAGGGAAAATAGATGTATTAACTTTTTCGGACATAAAAGCTTCAGCAAAACTAAATTTAGATAGATTATCTTTAGGAGGAAAAGTTAAAGTACTTGGAATACAACTGGCAGAGGGAACTGCCACTTATGAAGACAAAGATAATAACAAAAGTTTTCTAATTAACACTAAAGGAGAGATAAAGCTTGAATTATTAGTTGCGGGATTCCGTGTTGATGGAGACTATATCCTGTCCGTAAGTAGTGATGGATTTATTTCTGACGGAAAAGTAAATGGCTATTTTCATAATTACTTAAAGGATGTAAAAGGTCAGGGACAAGGCAGTATAAGAATAACTGTTAATAAGGATATAACTACTTTTACAATAATTTTAAAATCAAATGATGATATGTTTAAATTTCGTGTTGCTATGGATAATAATGCCAGCATTTTGAATTTAAAAGAAAAATTCCAAGTGGAATGTAATTAG
- the pepT gene encoding peptidase T — protein MSKVVDKFLRYIKIDTKSEFDSADFPSTKSQFNLAKLLVEELKALGLDDASVDENCYVMATLPANVNKEVPTIGFIAHMDTSPDMSGENVNPQIIQDYNGEDIVLNKENNVILSPKDFPELKKYIGKTLITTDGTTLLGADDKAGIAEIMTAIEYLVQNPHMEHGAIKVAFTPDEEVGRGADYFNVDKFGADFAYTVDGGELGELEYENFNAAGVKLTIYGRNVHPGASKNKMINSMEIAMELNSLLPENQKPEYTEGYEGFFHLTSISGDVEKTNMGYIIRDHFKDKFEEKKALMENAVYFLNSKYGENTIQLEIKDQYYNMKEKIEPVMHIVDTAKSAMEELGITPKIKPIRGGTDGSRLSYMGLPCPNLFTGGHNFHGKYEFICTESMESAVKVILKIIELYSK, from the coding sequence TTGAGTAAGGTTGTAGACAAATTTTTAAGGTATATAAAAATAGATACAAAATCTGAATTTGACTCCGCTGATTTTCCTAGCACTAAGTCTCAGTTTAATCTTGCAAAGCTTTTAGTAGAAGAATTGAAGGCCCTAGGTCTTGATGATGCTTCTGTAGATGAAAACTGCTATGTAATGGCTACTCTTCCAGCTAATGTTAATAAGGAGGTTCCTACTATAGGATTTATTGCTCATATGGATACTAGTCCTGATATGTCTGGAGAAAATGTTAATCCTCAAATAATCCAAGACTATAATGGTGAGGACATTGTATTAAACAAAGAAAACAATGTAATCCTATCCCCTAAGGATTTCCCAGAGTTGAAAAAATACATAGGGAAAACTTTAATAACTACAGATGGTACTACTTTATTAGGGGCAGATGATAAGGCTGGTATAGCAGAAATAATGACTGCAATAGAGTATTTAGTTCAAAATCCTCATATGGAGCATGGAGCTATTAAGGTTGCTTTTACACCTGATGAGGAAGTAGGTAGAGGGGCAGATTATTTCAATGTGGATAAATTCGGTGCAGATTTTGCTTATACTGTTGATGGTGGTGAGTTAGGCGAGCTTGAATATGAAAACTTTAATGCTGCTGGAGTTAAGCTCACTATTTACGGGCGAAATGTTCACCCTGGAGCTTCTAAAAATAAGATGATTAACTCTATGGAAATAGCCATGGAATTAAACTCTTTATTACCTGAAAATCAAAAGCCTGAATATACAGAAGGCTATGAAGGATTTTTCCATCTTACATCCATCAGTGGTGATGTAGAAAAAACTAACATGGGCTATATTATTAGAGATCATTTTAAAGATAAGTTTGAAGAGAAAAAGGCTCTTATGGAAAATGCAGTCTATTTCTTAAATTCTAAATATGGAGAAAATACTATTCAGTTAGAAATAAAGGATCAGTATTACAATATGAAGGAAAAAATAGAGCCAGTAATGCATATTGTGGACACTGCTAAAAGCGCAATGGAGGAGCTAGGAATAACTCCAAAAATAAAACCGATTCGTGGTGGAACAGATGGTTCTAGGCTTTCTTATATGGGTTTGCCTTGTCCTAATTTATTTACTGGTGGTCATAATTTCCATGGAAAATATGAATTTATATGTACTGAATCTATGGAAAGTGCAGTTAAGGTTATATTAAAGATTATTGAGCTCTATAGTAAATAA
- a CDS encoding 2-hydroxyacid dehydrogenase, whose translation MKIAVLEPLGIPEAEVRAIAKPIIDKGHELIIYKDKRAEAEVLKERVKDMDVLVLANMPLKGEIILSNEKIKMISVAFTGVDHVNLKVCKENNIIVSNSAGYSTPSVAELTYGLIISLLRNIVPLDKATREGKTMAGFTQIDLSGKTLGVIGTGAIGQRVAEIGLAFGCRVLAYNRSENESLIKQGVTYMSLEELLKESHILTIHLPLTDNTRGLIDKDKIKLMKKDALLINTARGPIVDNQALAEALKNGEIAGAGIDVFDMEPPLPSDYPLLNSPNTVLAPHIGFATKEAMKRRAEITFDNILRWLEGSPQNRVI comes from the coding sequence ATGAAAATTGCAGTATTAGAGCCCCTGGGAATACCAGAAGCTGAAGTTAGAGCTATTGCCAAGCCTATCATTGACAAAGGGCATGAACTCATAATATATAAGGATAAAAGGGCAGAAGCAGAGGTACTAAAGGAAAGAGTTAAGGACATGGACGTACTAGTACTAGCAAATATGCCATTAAAAGGTGAAATTATACTATCAAATGAGAAAATAAAAATGATTTCAGTAGCATTTACAGGAGTAGACCATGTGAACTTAAAGGTATGCAAAGAAAATAATATTATTGTATCAAATTCAGCTGGATATAGCACCCCATCAGTTGCTGAATTGACCTATGGTTTAATCATATCCCTACTTAGAAATATAGTGCCACTAGATAAAGCAACCAGGGAAGGAAAAACCATGGCAGGATTTACCCAAATAGATTTAAGTGGTAAAACTCTAGGTGTTATAGGAACAGGAGCCATAGGACAAAGAGTGGCAGAAATAGGCTTAGCCTTTGGATGTAGAGTATTGGCTTACAATAGAAGTGAAAATGAAAGCCTTATAAAGCAAGGAGTTACCTATATGTCCTTAGAAGAGCTATTAAAAGAAAGCCATATATTAACTATTCATCTACCATTAACAGACAATACAAGAGGGCTAATAGACAAAGATAAAATAAAGCTAATGAAGAAGGATGCACTACTTATAAATACAGCCAGAGGGCCTATTGTAGATAATCAAGCTTTAGCAGAAGCATTAAAGAATGGAGAAATAGCAGGAGCGGGTATAGATGTATTTGACATGGAGCCACCGCTTCCATCAGATTATCCATTACTCAATTCTCCAAATACAGTTTTAGCTCCACACATAGGCTTTGCAACTAAAGAAGCTATGAAGAGAAGAGCAGAGATTACCTTTGATAATATACTCCGTTGGCTTGAAGGAAGTCCACAAAACAGAGTGATATAG
- a CDS encoding serine hydrolase — MKYFKRVKEVLIENINRYIEGAKGEVSLVLKDLTNDKWIYTLNGNKPVQSASTIKVLIMVEALNQVLQGKYSLNQIIDIREEYKVKYSIITDMTLKSYPYLDLIILMNIVSDNTATNILIDLLGYENINEMARKLGLKNTVLRRKMEEFKAIKEGRDNYTSAMDMGVIMESLYRNLILTPEMCSLALDILKRQKYKDVLLRLISEDVKIAHKTGGLRNLSHDIGIFYLDSVDYLLGVFVTEAESDVEAKEIIGKISKVVYNYFTTPNKE, encoded by the coding sequence ATGAAATATTTTAAAAGGGTGAAGGAAGTGCTTATAGAAAATATTAATCGATACATAGAAGGAGCAAAGGGAGAAGTATCCCTTGTACTTAAAGATTTAACTAATGATAAGTGGATATATACCTTAAATGGAAACAAGCCTGTTCAATCTGCCAGCACCATAAAAGTATTAATAATGGTAGAAGCTTTGAACCAAGTATTACAAGGGAAATACAGCTTAAATCAAATCATAGATATAAGGGAAGAGTATAAGGTAAAATACAGCATAATAACCGACATGACCTTAAAGTCATACCCTTATTTAGACCTTATAATTCTTATGAATATAGTAAGTGATAATACAGCTACAAATATATTAATAGATTTGTTAGGATATGAGAATATTAATGAAATGGCTAGGAAGCTTGGACTTAAAAATACTGTATTGAGAAGAAAAATGGAAGAGTTTAAAGCTATAAAAGAAGGGAGAGACAACTATACTAGTGCTATGGACATGGGGGTTATAATGGAAAGCCTGTATAGAAATTTGATCTTAACTCCTGAAATGTGTAGTTTAGCTCTGGATATACTAAAGCGTCAAAAGTATAAGGATGTTCTCCTTAGACTTATTTCAGAAGATGTAAAAATAGCACATAAAACAGGAGGACTTAGAAACCTTAGCCATGACATAGGAATTTTTTATTTAGATAGTGTTGATTATCTTCTGGGTGTATTTGTTACGGAAGCAGAAAGTGATGTAGAGGCAAAGGAGATAATAGGAAAAATATCTAAGGTCGTATATAATTATTTTACTACTCCTAATAAAGAGTAA
- a CDS encoding M55 family metallopeptidase, with protein MKIFISVDMEGIWGVVSPAHINSGTKEYERMRRLMTKEANIVIEEAFNNGATEVIVNDSHDNMDNLLIEELDPRAQLISGSPKPLSMMQGIDNTFDGIIYIGYHSRCGTPNGVFNHTYMGSTISSIAINRKEMGECGINAGVGGYFGVPILAIAGDDLLAEQALEEIGAVETIAVKKALGRYTAHNLSYNDLKKTYSEKLKKAFSNIKDYPIIKYKDNIIMDIEFFTEVKAENVMLLPEAKRINERTIRIESDDYLELFMKFRACMTLAGAIK; from the coding sequence ATGAAGATATTTATTTCAGTAGATATGGAAGGAATATGGGGGGTAGTATCTCCAGCCCATATTAATAGTGGAACTAAGGAATATGAACGTATGAGAAGGCTTATGACTAAGGAAGCCAATATAGTAATTGAAGAGGCCTTCAATAATGGAGCAACTGAAGTTATAGTCAATGATTCTCACGATAATATGGATAATCTATTAATAGAAGAGCTAGATCCTAGGGCACAGCTTATAAGCGGATCTCCCAAGCCACTTAGTATGATGCAGGGCATAGACAATACCTTTGATGGTATTATCTACATAGGCTATCATTCTAGATGTGGCACACCAAATGGAGTGTTTAATCATACATACATGGGCTCTACCATATCAAGTATAGCCATCAATAGAAAAGAGATGGGGGAATGTGGAATAAATGCAGGGGTTGGAGGATATTTTGGAGTACCTATATTAGCTATTGCTGGCGATGATTTATTAGCAGAGCAAGCCTTAGAAGAGATAGGTGCTGTTGAAACCATAGCTGTAAAAAAAGCTCTAGGAAGATATACTGCGCATAACTTATCCTACAATGATTTGAAAAAAACATATAGCGAAAAGCTTAAAAAAGCATTTTCAAATATAAAAGACTATCCAATAATAAAATATAAAGATAATATTATTATGGATATAGAATTTTTTACAGAAGTAAAGGCAGAAAATGTAATGCTACTGCCAGAAGCTAAGAGAATAAATGAAAGGACTATTAGAATAGAATCAGATGATTATTTAGAATTATTTATGAAATTTAGAGCATGTATGACTTTAGCAGGAGCTATTAAGTAA